The Kribbella sp. NBC_00662 nucleotide sequence GAAGGAATTCGAAAAAGTCCGCAACGGCGACGACGACGAGACCCCCGCCCAGGTAACAGCACCCCCACAGGCCCAGCCCCAGGCGGCCCAGCCGCAGGCGGCCCAGCCGGCTACGCCGCAGCCGGCTCCCACGCAACCGGCGCCGCAGGCCGCCGCGCCGGAACCGCCGCCGACGGGCACTGAGGCGGCCCGCCCGACCGACCGCGAGAGCGGCCAGTAGTCCGCGCGCCCACCTCACGTCCAACGCGGGCTCAGGCGGCGCGGCCGCCGGGTGAGGTCAGGCCGGTGGGTTGACCTCGAGGGCGGCGGTGCGGAGGGCGGCGGCCAGTACGAGGGTCGGTTCGGGGGCCCGGCCGGGGAGGCGGGCCAGCATCGTGCGGCGGAGTTCTTGGGGGCCGCCGCGGACGGTGACTACTCGGACACCGGGTGGTACTGCGGAGGCCATCGACGCCGAGATCGTGGTGAGGCCTGCGCCGGCCGCGACCAGGTGGAGCTTGGCGAGCCAGTCGCGGACGATGTGGGCGATGACCGGGCGTTCGTCGAGGCCCGGCCAGACGCCCATCCAGAGTTCGCTGGAGGATGCGGGTCCGGCGATCCAGCGCTGACCCCGCAGGTCCGCGACGTCGACCGAGTCGTGTGCCGCGAGCGGGTGCCCGGTCGGCACGGCCAGGCGGAGGGTTCGCTCGGCGAGCGTCTCCAGTTTGAGCGCGGGCGACTCGGCATCCGGCGGGCGGAACGGTGGCGCGGACGCGATCAACGCGAGGTCGATCGTCCCGGCCCGGAGCGCCCGGACCAGGTTGGGCGTCGACCCTTCCCTGGTCGTGACGGTGATCGCCGGGTGCGTACGCCGTACCGCGCTGATTGCTCTGGGCAACAAGACCGCGCCGGCGCTGGGGAACCAGCCGAGCCGCACGGTCCCGCCCTCGACCGGGAGGCCGGCGAGCTCGCGCGCGGTCGCGTCGAGCTGGTCGAGGACGGCGGCGGCGTTCCGCAGTACGACCTGACCGGCCGTAGTCAACGCGACACCTTCACGCCGTCTCTCCAGGAGCCGGTTTCCGGCGGCCCGTTCGAGCGCGGCGATCTGACGGGAGACGGCGGACTGCGTGTAACCGAGCGCGGATGCGGCCGCGGTGAACGTACCGCGCTCCGCGACCTCTCGGAAGACCCGCAACGCAACCAGCGAGACGTCGGTGAAGTCCATGACATCTACGCATACCACCTGTGCGGAACTTTCGCTGGAGTCATACCAGTCTCAGACCTACGTTGGCGGTATGACACAACGGATCGCAGTAGTAACCGGCGCCAACCAAGGCATCGGATATGCCCTCGTAGAAGAACTCGCCAACCGCATGAACCCGGAAGACCTGGTTCTACTCACCGGCAGGAGCCCAGAACGCGTCGCATCTGCGGTGGAACAGATGAACCACCGAGCCGCCGGCGGCGGGGCTCGGGTCGAGGGGCGGGTGGTGGATGTGACCGATGAGGGGGCCGTGCGGCGGTTGGCGGAGGAGCTTGGTGCGGTGGACCTGGTGGTGTCCAACGCGGTGGGGCCGTTGGAGCCGGGGAAGACGCCGGCGGAGCAAGTGGATGAGTTTGTGGATGTGGCGAATCTGGGGGCGCAGTACATGCTGCGGGCGTTCGGGCCGAGGGTTCGGCCGGGTGGGCGGTTGGTGGTGGTGGCTAGTTCGTTGGGGACCTTGGCGCAGTTGCCGGAGGAGCTGTGGGGGCGGTTCGACGGGGTTTCGTTGGACGAGGTCGAGAAGGTTGTGGAGGAGTGGCGGGCCGCCGTACATGACGGGACGGCGGCGGAGGCGGGCTGGCCGGAGTGGGTGAATCTTCCGTCGAAGGTGGCGCAGGTGGCCGCGGTTCGGGCGGTCGCGGCGGAGCGGCGGGAGAAGGACCTGCGGGAGGACACCCTGGTCGCGTCCGTCTGCCCGGGGCTGGTCGACACCCGGGCGTCGCGGCCGTGGTTCGACGACTTCAGCCAGGCCAAGTCGCCGCAGGACGCCGTCCGGCCGATCGTGGACCTGCTCCTCGCCGACCACGTCGACCCGGCGTTGTACGGCGAGCTGATCCGCGACGGCAAGGTCGTCGAGTGGAAGCCGTCCACCCGTCGGTAGACCCTCCCCGGCGAAGGCTGGTCAGGTTAACCTAACTTCCGTGAGGGGTACGGCGATCCGCGGTGAGATCTGGCGCTTGACCCGATCTCATAAGGTCGTCTCATGCTGATCCTGGCCGGCCTGGGCCTGATCCTGGTGCTGACCGTTGCCACCGGCTACTTCGTCTCCCAGGAATTCGCGTACGTCGCCGTCGACCGGAGCCGCCTCCGCACTCTGGCCGAGGACGGTGACGCGGCCGCCGCGCGAGCGCTGAAGGTCACCTCGCGGCTGTCGTTCGTGCTGTCCGGCGCGCAGGTCGGCATCACGATCACCGCACTGCTGGCCGGGTACTTCGCCGAGCCGTACCTCGGCGAGGGTCTCGAGCACCTGCTCGGCTCGGCCGGCGTACCAACCTCCGTGAGCATGTCGATCTCGGTGATCCTGGCGTTGCTGCTAGCAACGATCATCCAGATGGTGCTCGGTGAGCTGGCGCCGAAGAACCTGGCGATCGCGAAGGCCGAGGCGATCGCCCTGCGGCTGTCCCGATCGACCCTGTGGTACCTGCGGCTCGCGGGGCCGGTCATCCACCTGTTCGACTCGGCCTCGAACCGGATCCTGCGCCGGGTCGGGATCGAGCCGGTCGAGGAGCTGCCGCAGGGCGCGACCCCGAAAGAGCTCGACCGGATCATCGAGACGTCGTACGAGCAGGGCCTGCTGGACCAGGACACCATGCGGCTGCTCGATCGCGGCCTCGACTTCCGCGGCCGGACCGCCGGCGAGGCGATGGTCCCGCGCGTCGATGTGGTGACGATGCATCGCGACGAGCCGCTGACCCGCGTGGTCGAGCTGTTGGACACCGGGCACAGCCGGTTCCCGGTGATCGGCGACTCGGTCGACGAGGTGATCGGCGTGGTCGCGATCGGCGATGTGGTCGAGCTGGAGCCGGCCGACCGGGCCGAGATCGCTGTCGGTTCGTTGGCGTCACCCGCGGTCGCCGTACCCACCACGTTGCCGCTGCCCGGCGTACTCGAGCGGCTTCGGGTCGCACGCCGCCAGCTCGCGATCGTGGTCGACGAGTACGGCGGGTTCGCCGGGATCGTGTCGCTCGAGGACATCGCCGAGGAACTGGTCGGCGAGATCCGCGACGAGGACGACCTGCCGGAGACCGGTCTGGTGCAGGGCGGCGACGGGTCGTGGGTGGTGCCGGCTCGCTGGCGGCTCGATCAGGTCGAGGAGGCAACCGGCGTACAGCTGCCCGAGGGCGACGACTACGAGACGGTGTCCGGTCTGGTGATGGCTCGGCTCGGCCGCATCCCGCTCGTCGGTGACGAGATCGCGGTGGAGCTGCCGCAGCGGATCGATCACGACGGCCGGCCGATCCCGACGGAGTACGCGCGGCTGACCGTGCAGACCATCGAACGCCGGGTGCCCGGCATCGTGGTGATGGAGCGGCTGTCATGAGTACGACGTGGGCGCTCATCATCTCCGCCGTACTGCTGGCGCTGAACGGGTTCTTCGTCGCCGCCGAGTTCTCGCTGGTCGCCTCGAAGCGGCACCGGCTCGAGGAAGCGGCCGCGGCGGGCAGCGTTTCCGCCCGGGCGGCGCTGGCCGGGATCAGCGAGCTGTCGCTGATGCTTGCGGGCGCGCAGCTCGGGATCACGTTGTGCACCTTGGGCCTCGGTTCGCTGAGCGAGCCGGCGGTCGCGCATCTGCTGCACCCGCTGTTCGAACTGGCCCACGTACCCGAGGGCGTCGGGCACGTGATCGCGCTGATCATCGCGGTCGGCGGGATCGGTCTGCTGCACGTCCTGCTCGGTGAGATGGCGCCGAAGTCGTGGGCGATCAGCGATCCGGAACGGTCGGCGCTGGTGCTGGCGATGCCGTTCCGCGCGTTCACGTGGGTCTTCCGTCCGCTGCTGATCGCGCTCAACTGGCTGGCGAACCTGTGCCTGCGGCTGGTGAAGGTCACGCCGCAGAACGAGATCGCCAACGCACACGGTCCGGACGAGCTCC carries:
- a CDS encoding SDR family NAD(P)-dependent oxidoreductase, which translates into the protein MTQRIAVVTGANQGIGYALVEELANRMNPEDLVLLTGRSPERVASAVEQMNHRAAGGGARVEGRVVDVTDEGAVRRLAEELGAVDLVVSNAVGPLEPGKTPAEQVDEFVDVANLGAQYMLRAFGPRVRPGGRLVVVASSLGTLAQLPEELWGRFDGVSLDEVEKVVEEWRAAVHDGTAAEAGWPEWVNLPSKVAQVAAVRAVAAERREKDLREDTLVASVCPGLVDTRASRPWFDDFSQAKSPQDAVRPIVDLLLADHVDPALYGELIRDGKVVEWKPSTRR
- a CDS encoding hemolysin family protein, producing MLILAGLGLILVLTVATGYFVSQEFAYVAVDRSRLRTLAEDGDAAAARALKVTSRLSFVLSGAQVGITITALLAGYFAEPYLGEGLEHLLGSAGVPTSVSMSISVILALLLATIIQMVLGELAPKNLAIAKAEAIALRLSRSTLWYLRLAGPVIHLFDSASNRILRRVGIEPVEELPQGATPKELDRIIETSYEQGLLDQDTMRLLDRGLDFRGRTAGEAMVPRVDVVTMHRDEPLTRVVELLDTGHSRFPVIGDSVDEVIGVVAIGDVVELEPADRAEIAVGSLASPAVAVPTTLPLPGVLERLRVARRQLAIVVDEYGGFAGIVSLEDIAEELVGEIRDEDDLPETGLVQGGDGSWVVPARWRLDQVEEATGVQLPEGDDYETVSGLVMARLGRIPLVGDEIAVELPQRIDHDGRPIPTEYARLTVQTIERRVPGIVVMERLS
- a CDS encoding twin-arginine translocase TatA/TatE family subunit — its product is MVPLLALPEGGEWIVILIIVVLLFGAKKLPELTKNAARAMKEFEKVRNGDDDETPAQVTAPPQAQPQAAQPQAAQPATPQPAPTQPAPQAAAPEPPPTGTEAARPTDRESGQ
- a CDS encoding LysR family transcriptional regulator, whose amino-acid sequence is MDFTDVSLVALRVFREVAERGTFTAAASALGYTQSAVSRQIAALERAAGNRLLERRREGVALTTAGQVVLRNAAAVLDQLDATARELAGLPVEGGTVRLGWFPSAGAVLLPRAISAVRRTHPAITVTTREGSTPNLVRALRAGTIDLALIASAPPFRPPDAESPALKLETLAERTLRLAVPTGHPLAAHDSVDVADLRGQRWIAGPASSSELWMGVWPGLDERPVIAHIVRDWLAKLHLVAAGAGLTTISASMASAVPPGVRVVTVRGGPQELRRTMLARLPGRAPEPTLVLAAALRTAALEVNPPA
- a CDS encoding hemolysin family protein yields the protein MSTTWALIISAVLLALNGFFVAAEFSLVASKRHRLEEAAAAGSVSARAALAGISELSLMLAGAQLGITLCTLGLGSLSEPAVAHLLHPLFELAHVPEGVGHVIALIIAVGGIGLLHVLLGEMAPKSWAISDPERSALVLAMPFRAFTWVFRPLLIALNWLANLCLRLVKVTPQNEIANAHGPDELRLLIESSREHGTLEEPEHELLTAMLALQNTTVGQVMTPIAELSTVLASATAREVELTSRREGHSRLAVVSSDPGESPGICGIVHVRDAARATTAGETNARASDLMTAALELGDRTPVAKAIRTMRDERAQLAVVCGGDVAIGVVALEDLLEEVIGEFDDETDPIISAAKGD